A portion of the Clostridium gelidum genome contains these proteins:
- a CDS encoding TIGR03905 family TSCPD domain-containing protein: protein MYSYKTSGVCSSIINLEINDNIVEDVQFVGGCSGNLLGIGHLVKGMSVDDVIAKLQGIDCKKKGTSCPDQLSKALLQWKKETL from the coding sequence ATGTATTCATATAAAACATCAGGTGTTTGTTCATCTATAATTAATCTTGAAATTAATGATAATATTGTTGAAGATGTGCAATTTGTTGGAGGTTGTTCCGGAAATCTTTTAGGTATTGGACACCTAGTAAAAGGCATGTCTGTAGATGATGTTATTGCTAAATTACAAGGAATAGATTGTAAAAAGAAAGGTACATCTTGTCCAGATCAATTATCTAAAGCTTTATTACAATGGAAAAAGGAGACTCTATAA